CCGAGAAGATGAGAAACATGAGCCAGGAAGAAACTTCCTCCTGATGGAGTAATTTTTTCATCGGTGAAGTCAATTAGGATTTTTTTGATATATTGTCCCTGGGGCACCTCCTGGGTGAAGATATAAGTTTCGTGTTTCCTTTGAAATATAAAAGAGAGGTGCCCCTTTCTCATCTCTTATCCGGAACTTAAGGAAAACTAAATTAGAGACCTTTTTGCAAAATTACCGCAATCAGTTTTGCACAAATACAACCGCAAGGTATTTTCCAAAGGTCTCATAGTAATATCTATCCTGACACAGAGGGTTTAATAAAAGGTTCGTAATTAAAAACTTTCATAATTTTAAGGGCTTTGCTCTCAACATTATAAATAGCTTCTCGAGACAATTCTTCTTTCCAATCATCAATAGATGCCTTGCGGAAAAATTTACCATTTTTGAACTTATTAAAGCTTGTTTTTTTGATAACATTTTCGATAATATTATCATTAGTATTAACGCCTAAAAAAGAAAAAATCTTTTTATAATTCGAGAAAGGATCTAAACGCAAATCTTCATAACGGATCAAAAATATTTTTTTCGGAAAGTTGTCAGCAAAATTTAATACATTTTGCATATCTCTAACCCAAAAATTTGCAACTTGCATGGCCCAGTATTCTTTATTTTTACCGCGATTTTGTAAAAAACCTGGTTCAACACGTAAATTATTATACCAAGATGAAACCACTATAGAACGAGGGTCGCGTACTATACAAATAAATTTAGCATTTGGGAACAATTTAATATACATGAAAAGTCTGTTAATGATAGCATTATCATTAATGCCATACCATTTT
The DNA window shown above is from Thermodesulfatator atlanticus DSM 21156 and carries:
- a CDS encoding sulfotransferase family protein — its product is MLDFKNEPNILFAFGHPKSGTTYLQMILNSHPEVSCPSEHQFDFFIKELPRLLDNYNKLLLLVDQKTANQGASLFTGEDLDRLFSFIVYLAALRGAQNKKDTDKIKWYGINDNAIINRLFMYIKLFPNAKFICIVRDPRSIVVSSWYNNLRVEPGFLQNRGKNKEYWAMQVANFWVRDMQNVLNFADNFPKKIFLIRYEDLRLDPFSNYKKIFSFLGVNTNDNIIENVIKKTSFNKFKNGKFFRKASIDDWKEELSREAIYNVESKALKIMKVFNYEPFIKPSVSG